The Virgibacillus proomii DNA window TCAGGTATGCCCACAGCAAGGAGAATATCTTTTAATCGGAATCCTTCTTCTTTAAGTCCAAATGCTACCTTTGCCTGTGCTTTTCGTGGAAGGCATTTGGATTCTCCCGAAAAGCTCGTAGCTTTTTTAGGTACGCATTTTCTAGCCTTAATAGTTCATTCTCTCGTTCTAATATTTCTTCACGTGTTAACTTTTTTTCTTCCTTTTTCTTCCGTTTATTGGGTTTCTTAGACATAGAAGACTCCCCCTTTGGTTTCAGGCCTTCTACTCCTTGTTCCTTAAATTCTTTCATCCAGCGTCTAATTAAGGAAGGGTTGTTCAATTTAAATTGAACAGCAGTTTCTAAAAAAGTAGCACCTGTCTTTAACACAAATTGTATCGTATTTAATTTAAAT harbors:
- a CDS encoding helix-turn-helix domain-containing protein, which codes for FKLNTIQFVLKTGATFLETAVQFKLNNPSLIRRWMKEFKEQGVEGLKPKGESSMSKKPNKRKKKEEKKLTREEILERENELLRLENAYLKKLRAFRENPNAFHEKHRQR